In Candidatus Melainabacteria bacterium, a single window of DNA contains:
- a CDS encoding LL-diaminopimelate aminotransferase, which produces MRFAKRIKSLPPYLFAEIDKKRQAAIARGVDIINMGIGDPDQPTFKHIVDAMHSAIDDPSTHNYPPYQGMKEFKEAAVKWFENRFGQKFNADTECVSLIGSKEAIHNCIFATIDEGDIALLPDPAYPVYKSSTVLCGGKPYIIPLLEKNNWLPDLTKIPNDIAQKANIIMIDYPNNPTSAIAPLEFYNELISFAKKYDIIVLSDNAYSELTFNGYKAPSVFEAKGARDIALEFHSLSKTYNMTGWRIGFAVGNEKIIKALGTVKTNIDSGIFKAIQRAGVAAFNTPKEIIEKNNSLYKERSNVAIKDLKELGWNIREPLKATFYLWLPIPPSFKTSSDFATAMLDKCGIVVPPGSGYGEYGEGYFRIALTIDKKRIEEAILRMKKEGLAYEQRSFNRQASRI; this is translated from the coding sequence ATGAGATTTGCAAAAAGAATTAAATCATTGCCACCTTATTTATTTGCTGAAATAGATAAAAAAAGACAAGCAGCAATTGCTAGGGGTGTAGACATTATAAATATGGGTATTGGAGATCCAGACCAGCCTACTTTTAAACATATAGTAGATGCAATGCATTCTGCAATTGATGATCCAAGTACTCATAATTATCCTCCTTATCAAGGAATGAAAGAATTTAAAGAAGCAGCAGTTAAATGGTTTGAAAATAGATTTGGTCAAAAGTTTAATGCTGACACTGAATGTGTTTCATTGATTGGTTCAAAAGAAGCAATTCACAATTGTATTTTTGCAACAATTGATGAAGGAGATATCGCTTTATTGCCAGATCCTGCATACCCTGTGTATAAAAGCTCAACTGTTTTATGTGGTGGCAAACCTTATATTATTCCGCTTCTTGAAAAAAATAATTGGCTGCCAGATTTAACTAAAATACCAAACGATATTGCTCAAAAAGCAAACATTATAATGATAGATTACCCAAATAACCCTACCAGTGCAATTGCGCCACTTGAGTTTTATAATGAGCTAATTTCATTTGCAAAAAAATATGACATTATTGTTTTATCTGATAATGCTTATTCTGAACTAACTTTTAATGGATATAAAGCTCCTTCTGTTTTTGAAGCAAAAGGAGCAAGAGATATAGCTTTAGAATTTCACAGTCTAAGCAAAACATATAATATGACTGGCTGGAGAATTGGATTTGCAGTTGGAAATGAAAAAATTATAAAAGCATTAGGTACAGTAAAAACAAATATTGATAGTGGTATTTTTAAAGCAATTCAAAGAGCAGGAGTTGCTGCATTTAATACTCCTAAAGAAATTATTGAAAAAAATAATTCTTTGTATAAAGAAAGAAGTAATGTTGCGATTAAAGATTTGAAAGAATTAGGCTGGAATATAAGAGAACCTCTAAAAGCCACTTTTTATCTATGGTTGCCAATACCACCAAGCTTTAAAACATCTAGCGACTTTGCAACAGCTATGCTTGATAAATGTGGAATTGTTGTACCACCTGGAAGCGGGTATGGTGAGTATGGGGAAGGTTATTTTAGAATTGCACTAACCATTGATAAAAAAAGAATTGAAGAAGCTATTTTGAGAATGAAAAAAGAAGGTCTTGCTTATGAACAAAGAAGCTTTAATAGACAAGCTTCAAGAATATAA
- a CDS encoding ComEC family competence protein, with product MNKEALIDKLQEYKNPVCLITLGILTGSTFYFKNITIYLLLAVLVIFSLLFLVRTIDKKKTLIFLTFIVFGFTYSKFFIRLSTTNLDYLLNKQKIYIGEILSTPEVHNLYNKTYIIKLNSILDKNKILNLSKNKVKVIGSHYEEYNIGDVIQITGKLVKPNHALLPGLFDERNYLYTKGIFYKLITRPGTLVYLDTPPSTFITRSIYKIRSNLISTNKKYLKKENESLVNAILLGSKASKIDFNLKEKIQSLGLSHITSASGFNIAVLVGGIFYFLKLFHMRSIYLVLFSILAVILYSIIADFSASIIRASILIILILIGNLFNKKIKLLPAISLIIMLFFISSPLNLLDIGLQLSLLAFLGLALFAISLIKKDSSQLKIIALQSLFAQIMTVPLIIFYFHNLQIMALISNLIAVPLASIILILGLINILINIIPLLGFLNIITSALLNISSDLFLNWINLLSKITFKEIFMPSINFYLLLLIYVLIFYVLIIIFIKEARKNLVLYAILFIVLFLTINILNNQSNYVKIFCIPKYNNEAILIARPKEKPIYLSNYINEKDKKQIKDFLRLNNIQSNCLFFNTKNFKDEILIQYKNFSFKIITNLNKEFKGDVEFLKLPLLMKEAPPLKSVLMSYPKVLIVNDYKKLSKKSKKDIDWLKSLPIKILYLSKTGTITIFSNGKKSFYEEGTSN from the coding sequence ATGAACAAAGAAGCTTTAATAGACAAGCTTCAAGAATATAAGAACCCTGTTTGTTTAATTACACTTGGAATATTAACTGGTTCTACTTTTTACTTTAAAAATATAACTATTTATCTTTTACTAGCAGTACTTGTAATTTTTAGTTTATTGTTTTTAGTTAGGACTATTGATAAAAAGAAGACACTAATATTTCTAACATTTATTGTTTTTGGATTTACTTATTCAAAGTTTTTTATAAGACTGTCAACTACTAATTTAGACTACTTACTAAATAAGCAAAAAATATACATTGGAGAGATATTAAGTACCCCTGAAGTACACAACTTATATAACAAAACATACATTATTAAATTAAATAGTATTTTAGATAAAAACAAAATTCTCAATTTATCAAAAAATAAAGTAAAAGTTATAGGTTCACATTATGAAGAATATAACATAGGTGATGTAATTCAAATAACTGGAAAGCTTGTAAAGCCAAACCATGCATTGTTACCAGGATTGTTTGATGAAAGAAATTATTTATACACTAAAGGGATATTTTATAAATTAATAACAAGACCTGGAACACTTGTCTATTTAGATACACCACCTTCAACATTTATTACAAGAAGTATTTATAAAATCAGGAGTAATTTAATTTCTACTAATAAGAAATATTTAAAAAAAGAAAATGAAAGTCTTGTAAATGCAATCTTATTAGGTTCAAAAGCAAGTAAGATTGATTTTAATTTAAAAGAAAAGATACAAAGTTTAGGTTTAAGTCATATAACAAGTGCATCTGGTTTTAACATAGCAGTTCTTGTTGGAGGTATTTTTTATTTTTTAAAATTATTTCATATGAGGAGCATATACCTGGTTTTATTTTCAATTCTTGCAGTTATTCTTTATTCAATAATTGCAGATTTTTCAGCATCAATTATTCGAGCAAGTATTTTAATTATCTTAATTTTAATTGGAAATCTTTTTAATAAGAAAATAAAACTACTACCTGCTATTTCTCTTATAATAATGTTATTTTTTATTTCAAGTCCATTAAATTTACTTGATATTGGTTTACAACTTTCATTACTTGCATTTTTAGGATTAGCATTGTTTGCAATTTCATTAATTAAGAAAGATAGCAGCCAGCTTAAAATAATAGCTTTGCAATCTTTATTTGCACAAATTATGACAGTACCACTTATAATTTTTTACTTTCATAATTTACAAATAATGGCATTAATATCTAATTTAATTGCAGTACCACTTGCTTCAATAATATTAATATTAGGGTTAATTAATATTTTGATTAACATTATTCCTCTTCTAGGTTTTTTAAATATAATCACAAGTGCCTTATTAAATATATCTTCTGACTTGTTTTTAAACTGGATAAATTTGTTAAGTAAAATTACTTTTAAAGAAATATTTATGCCAAGTATAAATTTTTATTTGTTGCTCCTAATCTACGTGTTAATTTTTTATGTTTTAATAATCATCTTTATTAAAGAGGCAAGAAAGAATCTTGTTTTATATGCAATTTTATTTATTGTTTTATTTTTAACCATTAATATATTAAATAATCAAAGTAACTATGTAAAAATATTTTGCATTCCAAAATACAACAATGAAGCTATTTTAATAGCACGTCCAAAAGAAAAACCAATTTATTTATCAAATTACATTAATGAAAAAGACAAAAAACAAATAAAAGATTTCTTAAGATTAAACAATATTCAATCAAATTGCTTATTTTTTAATACAAAAAACTTTAAAGATGAAATATTGATTCAATATAAAAATTTTTCCTTTAAGATAATTACTAATTTAAATAAAGAATTTAAAGGAGATGTAGAATTTTTAAAATTACCATTACTAATGAAAGAAGCTCCACCATTAAAAAGTGTTCTTATGTCTTACCCTAAAGTTTTAATAGTTAATGATTATAAAAAACTTTCTAAAAAATCAAAAAAAGATATTGATTGGTTAAAATCCTTGCCAATTAAAATATTATACTTAAGTAAAACTGGTACTATAACAATATTCAGTAATGGAAAAAAATCTTTTTATGAAGAAGGTACTAGTAATTGA
- a CDS encoding ROK family protein codes for MKKVLVIDIGGTKTNVSLVTGTNTKIKILDSDVFPTNKNPELEIKEINSIYTSMNKQANDLSLSLPGKWNKDGVLKESLFLSNWIEYPFIKKLSDNLKIKNYVWETDVICGALGEYHTGKFQNGSMLYINLGTGISAALIKNGKPFKDPKLTLRLQKMVFSSGEKLYSAIDIISKSPFQLASWLINLYYLFAPDVIVLNGGLTYDWDVLASKAARIAKEKIKNDIKILPSKLKELAPIYGAYLNRNNFF; via the coding sequence ATGAAGAAGGTACTAGTAATTGATATTGGTGGCACAAAGACAAATGTTTCACTTGTCACTGGTACAAATACTAAAATAAAGATTTTAGATTCAGATGTTTTTCCAACAAATAAAAATCCTGAATTAGAAATAAAAGAAATAAATTCTATTTATACTTCTATGAATAAGCAAGCTAATGACTTATCTTTAAGCTTGCCAGGAAAATGGAATAAAGATGGGGTTTTAAAAGAAAGCCTTTTTCTTAGTAATTGGATAGAATATCCCTTTATAAAAAAATTATCTGATAATTTAAAAATTAAAAATTATGTGTGGGAGACTGATGTAATTTGTGGAGCGTTAGGTGAATATCACACAGGGAAATTTCAGAATGGCTCAATGTTGTACATAAATTTAGGCACAGGAATTAGTGCAGCATTAATCAAGAATGGAAAACCATTTAAAGATCCAAAACTTACACTAAGGCTACAAAAAATGGTTTTTTCTTCTGGTGAAAAATTATATTCTGCAATAGACATTATTTCTAAGTCACCTTTTCAACTTGCTAGCTGGCTAATTAATTTATATTATTTATTTGCACCAGATGTAATTGTACTAAATGGCGGGCTAACGTATGACTGGGATGTACTTGCTTCTAAAGCAGCCCGGATTGCAAAAGAAAAAATAAAGAATGATATAAAAATTCTGCCAAGTAAATTAAAAGAACTAGCACCTATTTATGGAGCTTATTTAAACCGAAATAACTTCTTTTAA
- a CDS encoding NifU family protein, whose translation MTGQNKEIKIYTEGTPNPNALKFVLDRILIENGTYDFPNKESTKNSPLAEKLFNIEFVKEVFIGKNFITITKNPDMSWENIYDKLCTAIESHLVSGKPVVLNVNVSEDRIRSNTEQKILDILDNQIRPAIASDGGDVIFDSYEDGILRLHLQGACSSCPSSIMTLKAGIETMLKRQIPELKEVISV comes from the coding sequence ATGACAGGCCAAAATAAAGAAATTAAAATCTATACAGAAGGTACCCCAAATCCCAATGCATTAAAGTTTGTTTTAGACAGGATACTTATTGAAAATGGAACGTATGATTTTCCAAATAAAGAAAGTACTAAAAATTCTCCCTTAGCAGAAAAATTATTTAATATTGAATTTGTTAAAGAAGTTTTTATTGGGAAAAATTTTATTACTATTACAAAAAATCCTGATATGTCATGGGAAAATATTTACGATAAGCTATGTACAGCTATTGAGAGTCACCTTGTTTCAGGAAAGCCTGTTGTATTGAATGTTAATGTTAGTGAAGATAGGATAAGAAGTAATACTGAACAAAAGATTTTAGACATATTAGATAATCAAATTAGACCTGCAATAGCTAGTGATGGTGGTGATGTAATTTTTGATAGCTATGAGGACGGGATACTAAGATTACATTTACAAGGAGCTTGTAGTTCTTGTCCAAGCTCTATAATGACTTTAAAAGCAGGTATTGAAACAATGCTTAAAAGACAGATACCAGAATTAAAAGAAGTTATTTCGGTTTAA
- a CDS encoding tyrosine-type recombinase/integrase — protein MINTMILLDESIQNYLSWLKNIKKAPYHTYRAYQVDLTQFLKYFLNLEINEIPSKDAIEEYLGKVQNKYNYASYRRKITVLRNFIRYLVDSGINVPDPFIFISLPMPEINFNLPAKHEDVLNLIELLPEDDLKNIRNKLIFSLIAKSGLTIKQLLSLKVKDINLASGQIIISKEQLTFLDKKTINLIEKYFLILNKKTQVSLDDYLISSRVLPWQDLKNSRLPLSTRSINLIIDKTAKEMDFKFRLSPSILRRLFAKSLSEKNINKATKEMILGKKCRLVG, from the coding sequence ATGATTAATACAATGATACTCTTAGATGAATCAATCCAAAACTATTTATCATGGTTAAAAAATATAAAAAAAGCACCTTATCATACATACAGAGCTTACCAAGTAGACTTAACTCAATTTTTAAAATATTTCTTAAATCTAGAAATTAATGAAATACCAAGCAAAGATGCTATAGAAGAATATTTAGGGAAAGTTCAAAATAAATATAATTATGCTTCTTATAGAAGAAAAATAACTGTCCTTAGAAACTTTATTAGATATTTAGTTGATTCAGGAATAAATGTACCTGATCCATTTATTTTTATATCATTGCCAATGCCAGAAATAAATTTTAATTTGCCTGCTAAGCATGAAGACGTGTTAAACCTTATTGAATTACTTCCAGAAGATGATTTAAAAAATATCAGGAATAAATTAATTTTCTCCCTTATTGCAAAGAGCGGCTTGACCATAAAACAACTCCTTTCATTAAAAGTAAAAGATATTAATCTTGCAAGTGGTCAAATTATAATTTCAAAAGAGCAATTAACTTTTTTAGATAAAAAGACTATTAATTTAATTGAAAAATATTTTTTAATCTTAAATAAAAAAACACAAGTTTCATTAGATGATTATTTAATCTCTAGTAGAGTATTACCATGGCAAGACTTAAAAAACTCAAGACTCCCACTTTCAACAAGAAGTATAAATCTCATAATTGACAAGACAGCTAAAGAAATGGACTTTAAGTTTAGACTCTCACCAAGCATACTAAGAAGATTATTTGCAAAAAGTTTAAGTGAAAAAAATATAAACAAAGCTACAAAAGAAATGATCTTGGGAAAAAAGTGTAGACTAGTTGGTTAA